In Taeniopygia guttata chromosome Z, bTaeGut7.mat, whole genome shotgun sequence, one genomic interval encodes:
- the RAD23B gene encoding UV excision repair protein RAD23 homolog B produces MQITLKTLQQQTFRIDIDPEETVKALKEKIESERGKDAFPVAGQKLIYAGKILNDETALKEYKIDEKNFVVVMVTKPKAAAGVTQPSNATSTVGSTTAAPTAVAAPIPVPAPVPAPVPPPPAPDAVACEPAPVSTPKEEKPEEKPPEAPAAVSPSSIDSTTGDTSRSNLFEDAISALVTGQSYENMVTEIMSMGYEREQVIAALRASFNNPDRAVEYLLMGIPGDNQAVADPPQPPSTGASQSSAVAAAVATIPTTTSSLGGHPLEFLRNQPQFQQMRQIIQQNPSLLPALLQQIGRENPQLLQQISQHQEHFIHMLNEPVLESRQGLSGSDDGASTGGIGDAGNAHMNYIQVTPQEKEAIERLKALGFPEGLVIQAYFACEKNENLAANFLLQQNFDED; encoded by the exons ATGCAGATCACGCTGAAGACGCTGCAGCAGCAAACCTTCCGCATCGACATCGACCCCGAGGAGACG GTGAAGGCACTGAAAGAGAAGATTGAATCAGAAAGGGGGAAAGATGCCTTTCCAGTAGCTGGCCAAAAACTAATTTATGCAG GTAAAATCCTTAATGATGAAACTGCTCTTAAAGAATACAAGATAGATGAGAAGAACTTTGTGGTGGTTATGGTGACAAAA cccaaagcagcagctggagtgACTCAGCCATCAAATGCCACTTCCACTGTTGGCTCAACaactgcagctcccacagcagtTGCTGCACCAATCCCTGttcctgcccctgtgccagctcctgtccctccaccACCAGCACCAGATGCAGTGGCATGTGAGCCAGCACCTGTGAGTACTCCGAAAGAAGAGAAGCCAGAAGAAAAACCACCTGAGGCACCAGCTGCTGTCAGTCCATCATCAATTGACAG TACAACAGGTGATACATCTCGATCAAATCTTTTTGAGGATGCTATAAGTGCACTTG TGACCGGTCAGTCCTATGAGAACATGGTGACTGAGATCATGTCCATGGGCTACGAGCGGGAGCAGGTGATTGCAGCACTGAGGGCCAGCTTCAACAATCCTGACAGAGCGGTGGAATACCTTCTGATG GGTATACCTGGAGATAATCAGGCTGTGGCTGATCCCCCTCAACCACCAAGCACTGGTGCATCTCAGTcttcagcagtggcagcagcagtagcAACTATACCCACGACTACTAGTTCACTAGGAG GACATCCACTTGAGTTTTTACGAAATCAGCCTCAATTCCAGCAGATGAGACAAATTATCCAGCAAAATCCTTCTCTGTTGCCGGCATTGCTACAGCAAATTGGGCGGGAAAACCCCCAACTACTGCAG CAAATCAGCCAACACCAGGAACATTTTATTCATATGTTGAATGAGCCAGTTCTTGAGTCCCGCCAAGGTTTAAGTGGCAGTGATGATGGTGCCAGCACTGGAGGAATAGGAGACGCTGGGAATGCTCATATGAACTACATTCAAGTAACACCTCAGGAAAAAGAAGCTATAGAACGG